Below is a genomic region from Henckelia pumila isolate YLH828 chromosome 3, ASM3356847v2, whole genome shotgun sequence.
ACAGATGTTTTCTAGCATAAAGATAAATTTAACAAGAAAGCATCACTACATTCGAATCCTTGTGTAATTATCTAGCAGAATGCAAATTAAACGAAACATTTCACTGCAATGCAAAGGTTCAAGATCCAACTACGTTGTAACATGGAAGTATTCAACTGTCTTCCCCAAAAAGAAGATCAATGGCAAATCAAATAATGCTTTGAGCCTGTTCGTTTTCGCTGTATCGTGTGATCCGCGCGCGACgatgtaaaattaaaaacatgTAAACAACCACAGAGGATCAGTAAGCTTGAAGTACAGGCCTCTTTCCCAGTCTCTTGATTTCTCTGTCCATTTTACCCATTAGCATCAATCcaaacatcttataatcacAAAGCAGAGACCAAAATGGATGCCCAAAAGTTGCAGGAACATTTCCCTCAACAAAAAAATGACTATACCAAGCCATTCCATACCCAAGCACAGGTACAAATACTACAAGCCACCAATTGAACAGCACCGAATATACCAAGCACAAAATACTGCAGAGTGTACCAGCAAAATGCCAACGCCTTGTTGCTGGCTTCGAGTGCTGGCTCATGTAAAACGGCCAAAACTCTTCCATGCTCCTGAAATTCATTTCTTTGAGAAATCCCAGATCAGAATTTCGATAAAAATTGGATCTTGATTCGGAAAATGAAGGATTCAAGAAAAACCCCGATCCACGAAATCTTGATTTTTGAATCCTGTCAAGTCTGATCTTGGAAAGACCTTATACTGTAGCGATATTAGATCAAATTTCTTGAACAAACAGTTGGCGACAAACTTTTCCGGGTGTTTCGAGCAGAACCAAGAATTATGTTTAAACGAAAGCCTGAAATGAATCTCGCAAAGCAACGCGAATCATCGAAGCTGAAAATTCTGCAAAATCAAGTCT
It encodes:
- the LOC140892120 gene encoding uncharacterized protein, which produces MNFRSMEEFWPFYMSQHSKPATRRWHFAGTLCSILCLVYSVLFNWWLVVFVPVLGYGMAWYSHFFVEGNVPATFGHPFWSLLCDYKMFGLMLMGKMDREIKRLGKRPVLQAY